In one Vulgatibacter incomptus genomic region, the following are encoded:
- a CDS encoding exodeoxyribonuclease III, translated as MRIASWNVNGLRACSKKGFGDWLSGAGADIVGVQEVRANEEQIPNEVRNPEGFATHFVAAERPGYSGVGLFSRETPDEIETKLGVEEFDAEGRLQIARFGKLQVVNCYFPNGNGKERDNSRVPFKLDFYRALFDRLEKGLRDGEPILVMGDFNTAHRPVDLARPKQNEDTSGFLPEERDELDRWLRNGFVDTFRHFHPEAKDRYSWWSQRFNVRAKNIGWRIDYVLASPGAMPYVKAADILHDVMGSDHCPVVVDVAPDACR; from the coding sequence GTGCGGATTGCTAGCTGGAACGTGAACGGGCTTCGCGCCTGCTCGAAGAAGGGCTTCGGCGATTGGCTCTCCGGCGCCGGCGCCGACATCGTCGGCGTGCAGGAGGTCCGGGCGAACGAGGAGCAGATCCCGAACGAGGTCCGGAACCCCGAGGGCTTCGCGACCCACTTCGTCGCGGCCGAGAGACCCGGCTACAGCGGTGTCGGTCTGTTCTCGCGGGAGACCCCCGACGAGATCGAGACCAAGCTCGGCGTGGAGGAGTTCGACGCCGAAGGGCGCCTGCAGATCGCCCGCTTCGGGAAGCTGCAGGTGGTGAACTGCTACTTCCCGAACGGGAACGGCAAGGAGCGCGACAACAGCCGCGTCCCGTTCAAGCTCGACTTCTACCGGGCGCTCTTCGATCGCCTGGAGAAGGGGCTCCGCGACGGCGAGCCGATCCTCGTCATGGGCGACTTCAACACCGCCCACCGGCCCGTGGACCTCGCCAGGCCGAAGCAGAACGAGGACACCAGCGGCTTCCTCCCCGAGGAGCGCGACGAGCTCGACCGGTGGCTGCGCAACGGCTTCGTCGACACCTTCCGGCACTTCCACCCCGAGGCGAAGGACCGCTACTCGTGGTGGAGCCAGCGCTTCAACGTGCGCGCGAAGAACATCGGCTGGCGCATCGACTACGTGCTCGCGTCACCGGGTGCGATGCCCTACGTGAAGGCCGCCGACATCCTCCACGACGTGATGGGCTCCGACCACTGCCCCGTCGTGGTCGACGTGGCACCCGACGCTTGCCGCTGA
- the tatC gene encoding twin-arginine translocase subunit TatC, giving the protein MRRDPDLRLSLLDHLGELRSRLIRASIAVVVLAGIALNFSKELFHILVIPILRALPEGQRALVQTSAIEELNTFIKVGLYAGLFLSAPVILYQLWGFVAPGLYANERRMAVPFVVAGTGCFIGGVVFCYFAILPPAFEFLLQPEDIRDRSVELKLAKGSMEDAGMLLRAGDPSNASRLLDQVDGHLAELPAVSRGGSQALLERIEHLSPALDVAERAADRSAAARVELSAAILSRSEARSLAIRGETGRAEELLARADEELRRAITSGAGPEKTAQLREVLDHHTSTSARLAAASEQHSMDDWTRPMLSMREQLDLVLLLLLAFGVIFEIPVIFALLASIGLIDGSELAKFRRYAIVINVIIAAVLTPTGDPFNLALMSIPMILFYEIGIIAARLISRRRKAREAAALAA; this is encoded by the coding sequence ATGAGGCGTGATCCGGACCTGCGCCTGAGCCTCCTCGATCACCTCGGTGAGCTGAGGAGCCGACTGATCAGGGCGTCGATCGCCGTGGTCGTGCTGGCCGGGATCGCGCTGAATTTCTCGAAGGAGCTCTTCCACATCCTGGTGATCCCGATCCTCCGCGCGCTGCCGGAGGGTCAGCGGGCCCTGGTCCAGACGTCGGCGATCGAGGAGCTCAACACCTTCATCAAGGTCGGGCTCTACGCGGGGCTCTTCCTCTCCGCGCCGGTGATCCTCTACCAGCTCTGGGGCTTCGTCGCTCCCGGCCTCTACGCCAACGAGAGGCGGATGGCCGTGCCCTTCGTAGTGGCGGGGACGGGTTGCTTCATCGGCGGCGTGGTCTTCTGCTACTTCGCCATCCTGCCGCCTGCGTTCGAGTTCCTCCTCCAGCCCGAGGACATCCGCGATCGATCCGTGGAGCTCAAGCTGGCGAAGGGATCCATGGAGGACGCCGGCATGCTGCTTCGCGCCGGCGATCCGTCGAATGCCTCGAGGCTCCTCGATCAGGTGGATGGGCATCTGGCCGAGCTGCCCGCGGTGAGCCGCGGCGGCAGCCAGGCGCTCCTCGAGAGGATCGAGCACCTCTCGCCGGCCCTCGACGTCGCGGAGCGCGCCGCCGATCGGAGCGCCGCCGCCAGGGTCGAGCTCTCTGCTGCGATCCTCTCGCGGAGCGAGGCACGTAGCCTGGCGATCCGCGGCGAGACCGGGCGCGCGGAAGAGCTCCTGGCCAGGGCGGACGAGGAGCTGCGCCGGGCGATCACGTCGGGAGCCGGTCCGGAAAAGACCGCGCAGCTCCGCGAGGTCCTCGACCACCATACTTCGACGTCTGCCCGCCTCGCCGCCGCGAGCGAGCAGCACTCGATGGACGACTGGACGCGGCCGATGCTCTCCATGCGGGAGCAGCTCGATCTCGTGCTCCTGCTCCTCCTCGCCTTCGGCGTGATCTTCGAGATCCCTGTGATCTTCGCGCTGTTGGCGTCGATCGGGCTCATCGACGGGAGCGAGCTGGCGAAGTTCCGGCGCTACGCGATCGTGATCAACGTCATCATCGCCGCGGTGCTCACGCCGACCGGCGATCCCTTCAACCTGGCCTTGATGTCGATTCCGATGATCCTCTTCTACGAGATCGGCATCATCGCGGCGCGCCTGATCTCTCGGCGCCGGAAAGCACGAGAGGCTGCGGCGCTCGCGGCCTGA
- the tatB gene encoding Sec-independent protein translocase protein TatB translates to MFGLKFSEILVIMVVALIVLGPERLPKVARMLGKGMREVRKATGDFKDIVESEFNKLDEEVARLPAKTPIEGAVAASGGETVPAGGAPAAGAPAAPGAEGAPAPVAIAASPHAIAIAAAPQAIASAAAPQALMVEPVAVATTSRTEDEPGR, encoded by the coding sequence ATGTTCGGCCTGAAATTCTCCGAGATCCTCGTCATCATGGTCGTCGCGCTCATCGTGCTGGGGCCGGAGCGGCTTCCCAAGGTCGCCCGCATGCTCGGCAAGGGCATGCGCGAGGTCCGCAAGGCCACCGGGGACTTCAAGGACATCGTCGAGAGCGAGTTCAACAAGCTCGACGAGGAGGTCGCCCGCCTGCCCGCGAAGACGCCGATCGAAGGGGCAGTCGCCGCCTCGGGAGGTGAGACCGTCCCGGCGGGGGGTGCTCCTGCGGCTGGCGCGCCGGCGGCACCAGGCGCCGAAGGGGCTCCCGCGCCTGTCGCAATCGCCGCCTCGCCGCATGCCATCGCGATCGCCGCAGCGCCCCAGGCGATCGCGAGCGCTGCAGCGCCACAGGCGCTGATGGTGGAGCCGGTCGCCGTCGCGACCACGAGCCGTACAGAGGATGAGCCGGGCCGATGA